The Salvelinus namaycush isolate Seneca chromosome 5, SaNama_1.0, whole genome shotgun sequence genome segment GGTGTCCATCAGTAATACTGCCACCTATAAAGGGCAGAAATCAATCCATCAATCAAATGCATAATACCAACACAAACATAACAATTTGCATACTTTTGTGTTCCAATGCCCATATCAAGTCAGTacctccatcccatcactcttCTCCACCAGGAAGACCTCACTCCACAGCTGGATGCCGGTGGTCTCTGGCTCTGAGCCCCCCCTCCATTTGAACCCAGTCAGGGGCTCATCCTCCTGACCCAGCCACTCCTCACCATGCTTCTGGAGGAATACAGACGTCGCTACACATTACTGACTGGTCAGCAGCCCTGGGATTAAGTCTGATATCAGGAAACAATTCACGTCACAGGGAGAGATGGTATGTGATATAAAACGAATGACATACTGAACTTTGAACCAAGTGTGGCTGTACATGTTCCATTTTCAGAAACACTGACCTTCCTGTACATGTAGCGGAGCATGAAGTCCAGAATGAAGCTCTTGCCTTTCCGGAAGGCCCCGGCCACCGAGAGCACCACCACATGTTTATCCCGAACCTCCGGTGCAAGCAGAACCCGTCCTAAAGCCTCTGTGTCCAAGGCAAAGGAGTGATCCTTCTTGCACACTGTCACAATCTGGACTGGACCTGGCTCACTCCCCATTGCTCCCTGTGGGTGACAGGACAGACATGACATTTTGACTTATATGTAGGTACTTATCTGAGGTGTGAATTGTTTCATGTTAGTGTCGGTTAGATGTAGGCCTGTCTCACATCAAGCTGATATCAACGCTGATGATACTGTATAACTACTGGGTGTTACAACTCTGGTAACTTGTTATGCCATTATATTTGGACATGTCATCTCACTCCTTGTAAAAACAATTCAAGCTCAAACTGAGGCCATGAAAGACAGAGTAACATAGAATTTGTATTCTTTTTTTCCCCATGAGGAAAACCCAATGAGAAATTATTCATACACAGATACTCTTTAAATCATTAGACAATGTTGGTCTATGTGCAGGACTGTGTCTAAGTAATGTGTGATACATCAACCCTGATGCGAGCTAATGCATGCTCCACATCCACGCGGAGATTCCTTTAGCCCTCTCAATGAGGCTCTTTGTTGCAGTGCTAGTAGCCACCCTTGCTGAAAGGGGGGAAAAGGCAAATAGGGCTATATCGATCAACACAACATTACAATTCCTTACCTGGTTGGAAGCTACATCAATATCCCACCTTACTAGACATTCTTAGATCAgaataaaatgaatgtgttcacACACTATTACATTACTCCTGTCATAGACAAGATAGCCAATTAGCAATTATGACCGGTGCTCTGAAGGTGTGGTACCATGACTGTCTGAAAGGCAGTGTACAGAGTAACAAAGGCATATGCATGACTGAAACTAGCTAACAGTACATAGAAAGGCCCAAACAATTTCACACTCCTTTTATACTACTACCAGAGTCTAGACAACAGTTTATGCCTACTCTAAATCAATAACAATGATACATTGAGGGCATTAGTTGGCAAGTGAAATTATTCAGCAATCTAGCTAGTTGACACGGCATAGTACAATATTTTAGCTAACGTAACTGACCGCACACCCCAACTAGCGATGTTTTTTTTCGGCGAGCTAAAAGCATCTAGCTAACAAAAACATTCTCACAATTGTTAACGATAGTTTACTGTTCATGAACAGTCATGATTTATTAACTGAAACACTGTTTTACCTTTGGTATCCCAAATGAGCAAATTTCACAGGAACAAGCTAGATAGCTATGAGTCAGAAAAATAACAACACTGCAACCATGAAAACTTTCCAACTACGAATTGTCACTTCCGTGTCCGATCGCCTTGTAGTTTTAGTATTGATCATTGGCGTAATCCCGGGAAGTAGTTAAACTACATTTACCAAGATCCTCCAGGCGATAACGGTTACGCTAATGATGATGGCAAATGTAGTTTTATCGAAGTGCTACGAACGCGGAATATAACGTGTGGTTATGCCATCAACACCACACCCAAAATCGACTTTCCTACATAGCTATGATTTTTTCAACATGTTAATCTTGCGCTTTGGCTCTTGACATAATACCTAGACGGGCACAAATAAACATGTGCATTTATTTCGGTTACTTGTTATTTCCAGTCAAATGTCTCCCCACTAATTAGGGTGTCAGTCTGCACATTGAATCCAAGGAATGCAAAGATCTttagaaatataaaatatataaatatttgattCCTTGATAGATTGCCATAAAGTATTTGAAAAAGGTGTACATGATAAAACGTTTGAACACTGCATTCCTGCAAAAAAAATATGAACATTTCCTATAAGATTTTGGTGCTTTATTGTTAATACAATTATGAAATGAAAAAGAGTTGAATGAATGACACATGTCTAATGTTTCTTTCTAAACATAGACATAGCCTATAAAATAAATGCTGCACAATAATAAGTGTTCAATAAAAGATGCACCTGGTAAAGAGATTATTATAAAATCAGATTCAGGATTCAGAATTTAACATAACTTCCTTTGTCCCCTGAATCTGAAAGTGGATTAATTGGCAGTAGATTTCTCATGTTATCATTCATCTGTAGTATTCCATCAAAATATAGAGGTATTGATTCTTATCAGTACAGTGTCAGTAGTTTTCCTCAATTTATACCAAAAGCATATGACAATGTCTGGTATATGTCAATGCGTGTGGCGAGTGGCTTAAATGTGTTCACATGCATCAGGTAGGGTGGCTTGGATGTGCAATcatagtagctacagtatatcaCTTTATGACAGCAAATCAAATCTCAGGCAGTGTCAAAATGTCAGCACACAGCAACGTATTGCCAATTTATATTACTCAGGTTGCACATAATCTCCTTACATCAGTGTAGTTCAGTCTATTGGTCAATTTGTTTAGACCACACTGCATGTCCTTATCTGTAGATCAGTCTAATGTCCACCCCCTGCCAGGTCCAGAAGTGACCCAGCAGCCTCTTGGGCCTCAGCATCCAGCTGCAGGATCTCTACGGTCTCCAGATCCAGTTCAGTGTCCCCGGGCAGGATCAGATACTGGTACTGGTGATACTGGTAGTAGTGTAACTCTATGTAGCCACTGTCTGACAGGGGGTCTTTCTCCATCTCCTCACCAACCTCTTCCTCATATTCCATTGCCTCCATGTTGACCATCTCCTCATGGTCAGGGGTCAGAGGGCAAGGTGGatttgaggagagaggtgggttGTCTAAGGTCAAGGCTggggtagagggggaggagaggaggagagtttgACAAAGGGAATCTGTGTGAGAGAGACCCAAAATAGTTTTTATACTGTACATTGAAAAATGTGGCACATCAACATCCATGTGGTTGATGTGCAATTGTATAGGTCTAGGTATTGctagggacctcacgatacaatattaTCATGATACTAAGGTAATGATACAATTGCGATTTTCACAATtttatatgtattgtgattcaatCCTGCATTTTATTgcaatttgatgttccaaacatgtTCCTCACAAAACAGTGCATtcggatagtattcagaccccttgactttttccacatgaaagttacgttacagccttattataaaatgagATAGCCTtattctccagagatgttcgatcgggttcaagtcagggctctggctcggccactcaaggacattcagagacttgtcccgaagccactcctgcattgttttggctttgtacttagggtcgttgtccgattggaaggtgaaacttcgccccagtctgaagtcctgagtgctctggagcaggttttcatcaaagatctctctgtacttttctctgttcattgTTCCCTCGATCctcactagtctcccagtccctgccactgaaaaacatccccacagcataatgctgccacagCCATGATTCACCGCagggatggcgccaggtttcctccagacgtgacgcttggcattcaggccaaggagttcaatcttggtttcatcagaccagagaatcttattgctcatggtctaagagtcctttagggggcttttggcaaaatccaagcgggctgtcatgagccttttactgaggagtggcttccgtctggccactctaccataaagacctgattggtggagtgctgcagagatggttgtccttctagagggttctcccatctccacagaagaactatGGAGCTCTATCCGACTGACCCATGGGTTCTTgttcaactccctgaccaaggcccttctcccccgattgctcagtttggccgggcggccagctctaggaagagtcttggtggttccaaacttcttccatttaagaatggtggaggccactgtgttcttggggaccttcaatgctgcagaaatgtttggttacccttccccagatctgtctcttgacacaatcctgtctctgagctttgAGGAGaattcattcgacctcatggcttggtttttgctctgacatgcactgtcaactgtgggaccttatatagagagctgtgtgcctttccaaatcatgtccaattaattgatttaatttaccacaagtggactccaatcaagttgtagaaacatctcaaggatgataaatggaaacagggtgcacctaagctcaatttcgagtctcatagcaaagggtctgaatacttatgtaaataagatgcTGAGGCCCAAACGGATGCTGGGTCACTTCTGGACCTGGCAGGGGGTGGACATTAGACTGATCTACAGATTTAGAAAGaaacatacctgtctatataaggtcccacagttgacagcgtatgtcagagcagaaactacaCCAGGATGTCCAAGGAACTTTCCGTAGATCTctgagatagaattgtgatgaggcatccATCTGGGGAAAGGTATAAAACTATTTCTAGTGTTGAAGGTTTCCAAGAGCTCAGTGGTCTCTATCATTGGGAAATGGAAAACAATATTGAACTACACAGACTCTGCTTAGAGCTGGCCATCCAACCAAGGAACCGGGAAAGAAGAACTACAGAGTTAATTGGCTGAGAAGGGAGAACCCGCAaaaaggacaacagtctctacagctctTCACCAATCTGGGATTTTTGGGAGAGTtggcagacggaagccactcctaagaaaaaggcacatgacagcctacctagagtttgcaaaaaggcagaTGAAAGACTCCAAGCAAAAACttatttggtctgatgagacaaaaattgaactctttggcctgaatgcaaagcgctatgtctggagaaaaccaggcacagttCATGAcccatctaacaccatccctaccatgaagcacaatggtggcagcatcatgctatgggaatgctattcagcggcagggactgtgagactggtaaggatagaggaaACAATGAATAGAGCctaatacaggcaaatccttgatgagaacctgcttcagagtgcaaacgaccttagactggggcgaagatttaagttccaacaggacaatgaccccaagcatacagccaaagcaacgctggaatagcttcagaacaagaatgttaAAGTCCTTGAGGGGTCCAGCCAAATCCCAGACTTGAATACtattgaaaatctatggaaagacatgaagattgctgttcaccaccactccccatctaacttaagaGCTTAAGAAACTCTGAAAGGAAGAATGGGataaaatccccaaatccaggtgtgcaaagctgatacaaacatacccaagatgactcaaagctgtaatcgcctcAAAGTTTGACGCAGGAGTGTGATTACTTatggaaaaaatatatttctgtaattcattcTCAATCAATTTGCCCaaatttttcactttgtcattatgggatattgtgcttagattggtactgtatatctcacctgtcaaaagtttggacacacctactcattcaagggtttttctttattttttactattttctacaatgtagaataatattgaagacacaaaactatgaaataacacgtgtagtaaccaaaaacaaggtaaaaaagtagccaccctttgccttgacagctttgcacactcttggcattctctcaaccagcaccttgaggtagtcaccaggaatgcttttccaacagtttgaaggagttcccacatatgctaagcacttgttggttgcttttccttcactctgcggtccaactcatcccaaatcatcttaattgggttgaggttgggtgattgtggaggccaggtcatctgatgcagcactccatcactctctgacttggtcaaatagcccttacacagcctggaggtgtgttgggtcattgtcctgttgggaaacaaatgatagtcccactaagcacaaaccagatgggatggcgtaacgCTGCataattctgtggtagccatactggttaagtgggccttaaattctaaataaatcactgacagtgtcaccagcaaagcacccccacaccatcacacctcctcttcctcaaTGCTTCACagcgggaaccacacatgcggagatcatctgttcacctaatCTGCATCTCACATAGACATAGCGGTTGGAAGCAAAAATATCAAAttcggactcatcagaccaaaggacagatttccaccggtctattgctcgtgtttcttggcccaagcaagtctcttcttcttattggtgtcctttagtagtggtttctttgcagcaattcaaccatgaagggcTGATTCCCGCAGTCTCttatgaacagttgatgttgagatgtgtctgttacttgaaatatgtgaagcatttatttaggctgcaatttctgaggctggtaactctaatgaacttatcctctgcagcataggtaactctgggttttccaatcctgtggcggtcctcatgagagccagtttcatcgtagctctttatggtttttgtgactgcacttgaagaaacgttcaaagttcttgaaattttccagattgactgaccttcatgtcttattgtaatgatggactgtcgtttctctttgcttatttgagctgttcttgccataatataagGTCTTGATCTTTTatcaaatagagctatcttctgtataccacccctaccttgtcacaacacaactgattggttcaaatgttttaaggaaagaaattccacaaattaacaaggcacacctgttaattgaaatgcattccaggtgagtacctcatgaagctggttgagagaatgccaagagtgtgcaaagctgtcatcaaggcaaagggtggctactttgaagaatctcaaatataaaatatattttgatttgtttaacacttttttgattactacatgattccatttgttttatttcatagttttaatgtctttactattattctacaatgtagacaattgtaaaaaataaagaaaaaccctggaatgagtaggtgtgtccaaacttgactggtactcatatatatatatatattttacaaatCAATACTTGGAGTCAATGTATCGATATAATATCATCCAAAATAACATTGCAATATGTAACTATCAATTTCTTCCACCCATCACTACATTACAGTGTTTACCCTGTAGACAATCTAAGTGGAATGTAGGGAATTACTGGCCTTGGCCAAAACCAGTCTTACATAAGCACTGCACTAAAAGAGAGTGACATAAAGAACTGAGCCAGCATGTTGCTATGGCTATAGGTTGCCAAGGCAATAGAAGGTTGTTGTCAAGACAACAGCACACAAACTCACCAACCAtgcaacatgcagagaaagggttaggattatttttttttaatcagcaGACGAGTTAAGGCGTAATAGATAGATCAATTGTTCCTCAATTGAAAATAAGTATTTAGATTAAACTATGAATGAAAAATTAAGAGGAAACTGACAtcttaaaaaaaacatttgtaagAGGCACTACAATACTGTCAGGGGCTGTAGTTTACCCCAAAGTTCAGCATGGTTATCAAGATCTATGAGGCTGACATGCTTAGTGATGGAGGAGGGCTAACCTGAGATCTCCACAGTGTCATACACCATAGATACTTCGTAATCAGCTCCCTCCAACCTGCTCCACGGACACACAGGACAGAGAGGGATGACAAATACAGTTAGTTGGACTACTGGTAAGGGTCTGACTGGGTTGTGATAAGTCTACTACTGTAAGACAAATCATTAACTGACATTCATTAACCAACAAATCTTTGGGCAAATTGGTCATGATATTTAACACTGAACTAAACTGAAAATGTGTTTGTTCATACTCACAACGCAGGGTTGTTTAGTAAGTTACTGTTGGTGCCGTGGTAATAATGCGCTTTCCTGAGCACCTCCAGTAGAGCATGTCGATATtctggacacacacaccacagtgagCCCTTCCCCACCAACTGAAAAAGAAATCATACACAATCTTCAATATCACTAAACACCATCATTTCAACCCAAAAACTAGACCATGCAAACTGACACATTGAAAACCAGTGAACACATCTCACCTGGCTCTTGTCCCTGTGAATCCGACGGAAGCTCTTACTCAGAGACAGGTTGTGTCGAACAGAGTTTCTCCATCCCCCAGGTGCTGCTCTGTAGTAGGGGAAGCTGTTCACTATCCATTCATAGATGCCCTTTACTGGGAGCCTCTTGTCTGGCGAGTCCTCTATCGCCATGAAGATTAGACTGCTAAAGGAGTAAGGGGGCTtggatggggagggaggaaggtTTGGGGTAGGTATGGGATCCTGGGGCTCCAGCTGAGGCAGTGGTGTTGTTTTGGGCAGGGGCTGCAGGGGAAGCAAGTTGCCTCTTTGATGCAGCCAGTTGAGGCAGGTCAAGTCATCTTCTTCAGATGTGGTTAGAGAGTTTAGGCAGTGTAAGTTTTGTCCATCAAGAAACAAAGGTGGGGACAAGGTGTgtaaaagaggggagagaggttcAGTCTTGAGGTGAATTGAAGCTGGGGCTGTGGGACAAAGTGAAGTAGGGGATGGTGGGATcgatagaggagacagagggagtgaAACATGAACAGTGGAAGAAGTTTgcaaaagagaggaagagaaaggcaGGCAGTGGTAGAGAGTGGCGGGATAAGGAAGAGATATAGGGAGGAGTGGCAGTGTGTGAgagtcactctccatctctctaccagcAGCAGACTTCTTATACACTCATTCAATAGTTGATCTGATGGGCAAAGCAGAGCAGACAAACATTATTTCAATGGCATGGTGAAAAATTCAGCTCAAGTTGATGGCAATGCATTTACACAATTAGAAAAATGTAGACAAACCCAATTTATAATAGCCTTAGCAGATCAGATCAGATGGTAGACCAGATCAGTCTACTGGTTACCCCTGGGGGTACATGTATTGTACctagtggcacagtggtctaaggcacagcatcacagtgccttagaccagaccagggttcgaccccaggctgtgtcactgctggccgtgactgggagacccatgaggcggcgcacaattggcccagcgtcgtcctgtggtgggccgggcgcatgcacgctgtcacggtcgccag includes the following:
- the si:ch211-145o7.3 gene encoding forkhead box protein N2; translated protein: MESDSHTLPLLPISLPYPATLYHCLPFSSSLLQTSSTVHVSLPLSPLSIPPSPTSLCPTAPASIHLKTEPLSPLLHTLSPPLFLDGQNLHCLNSLTTSEEDDLTCLNWLHQRGNLLPLQPLPKTTPLPQLEPQDPIPTPNLPPSPSKPPYSFSSLIFMAIEDSPDKRLPVKGIYEWIVNSFPYYRAAPGGWRNSVRHNLSLSKSFRRIHRDKSQLVGKGSLWCVCPEYRHALLEVLRKAHYYHGTNSNLLNNPALLEGADYEVSMVYDTVEISALTLDNPPLSSNPPCPLTPDHEEMVNMEAMEYEEEVGEEMEKDPLSDSGYIELHYYQYHQYQYLILPGDTELDLETVEILQLDAEAQEAAGSLLDLAGGGH